The sequence TCTGTTACCGTGTAAGAAGGAATGTGTATCGCATCGAGCACATCGGTAAAGTCCTCTGTGAATCCTGCGCCATTATCGAAGTCGATAACAAGGATCTTGTTCGGGTCAGGATTAATGTGAATAGTCACGGAGTATGTTGGCGACGGCAGCGAATAACCACCATCCGTGTAGTGAACGACCACATAGAAGCTGTATGTCTCACCATCTCTGACATCGTGCACCACATATGTTGTATCATTCGGTCCAAGAGCGTCAGTTATAAGCGTTCCAGAGCCATCATAAAGCGCATAATGGTCTATGGTAAGATATGCACTGTATGGTTTATTCCACACCACAACAAGGGTTTCTGGTGCAGGAAGCGGTCTCTGAGTAGGACCATAACTTCCAGTAATAGTCGAAACGGGCCAGTAGTAAGGTAAAATGATGTCTATAGTAGTGGGCGCATTAACATTTATGGTAGTATCGACTGTATGATGGTAATCCTTGCTTACCGTTATCGTGTAAGTGCCCCAATCGACGCTCGGCCAGCAAACTGAACCGTCATCGGGGGTCACCAATGAGGGCATAGGCGGCATTGAAACCACAGCGCCAGCCTCACTCGTATCCTCCTCAAGGTCAACATTCACGCAAACTCGGACCGGCTGCGGAAGGAGATTGAAGTTAATAGTAGTATCGTGGTCGAGGTAGAATGAGGCACTGCTTGAATAATAGCCAGTATAGCTTGCCTCAAGCGTGTAGAAACCAACAGGCAGGCTTATTGAATAGCTACCATCAGATGCTGTTGTTGCTACAGTAGTGCCAGCCAGCGAAATGGTTATCCCGCCAGCAGGTGTTCCATCAAGCGAGGCGACTCCGCTAACAGTGTATTCTATGTGATGAAGATTTATGTTAACCACAATGTCGTGGTCAACGATTGTGACCGTATCGATAAATGTGCTATAACCAGGAATAGTATTCTCAGCGCGAATAATGTATGAGCCCGCGAGAAGACCAGTAAACTCATAATATCCTGAGCTGTTCGAGAACACATCAGTAGAACCAATAGTTACTCGCACATTAGCTGTAGGAACGCCGTCCACAAAAGTAGTTCCGCTTATTGTATAGGTTGGCGGGTAAAGGTAAGCATCAACATTAATGTTGCTGTCAACTATAGTCACAGTAGTATCCCAATCGACATAACCAGTAGCACTGAAGCTAACAGTGTATGAACCAGGAGCAAGTCCAGTTATCTCATAGGCGCCGTGGGTTCCACCAGAACCACTAATGTCGGTAACTCCGCCGGCGGTTACTGTCGCACCATCTATTGGTGTTCCCGTAAGTCCATCGTAAACTATTCCGTAAATGGAGTATGTTCTTGCCGCAGCATAGAGACCAAACCTTATGTGAGCCTCCTGGGTGGATGTTATCGCTATTCTGTTGGTGTCGGACATATTAATGTAGTCAGTGCTGTCGGGTGGAATACCAATAGGTGAAACTGCTATCTGCATTACCCAATCACCGCTTACGGGAACAAGTGACGAGTTCCATGTCAGCCACTGATGCGTGCCAGAAGCACCGCTAATCTTTATTATCCACTCGTTCTGCACGCAGTTATCCCTTATGTCCTTCATCAACTGCGGGAACGGTGTGGCAAGAGGATTATCGATAAATCCATAGAAGCCAGATGGTGTTACTATGAGCGGTATGTCAACGCCGGCATCGTAGGCTACAGTAGTTGATTCGCTCGCGCCAATAACGAGATTGTATATGTTGACCATAGCGCCGGAATCAACAGCGGTAACAGTAAACTCAAATTCCGGTCCGCAAATCATACCAGTAGTGAACGACCAGGAAACATCAAGTGGGTGCCGCGTTGGAACATCGACATCCGTGCAGTGAACGAACACAGTATATGTCGTCATGGGCGAAAGCAATCCTGGTGGGTCGTATGTGAGTTCGTAACCATTTCCGCTTACAAGTCTCTCCCAGTGCAGGGAATCTGTAACATCGCGTCCGTTGAACTGAACCACAACTGAAGCGCTGTCAATATCGTTATCGTCGTATAATCTGAACTTAATGTCCGTGTCAGGACCAACGCCTGTGGCACCAGAAAGCGGTCTTATTATTGTTATCTGCGGGTTTATGACGGGACGAGTGGTATCCCTTATGATAGCCTTGACAAATATAAGGTCGGATGCGGGAACGGTAAGACTGCTGTAACCGGTCATGTTGAACCATGTTATCGAACTCGGGTCCGGCCCGTGACCGACGAAAAGCTGAAGCATCAGCGGCGCGCCGAGAACCGGTATGGTTGACCTATCCCAGGTTATATCTATATTTCCAGTAGCACCTGATGTTCTTACCTCGAAAACATCCATACCAATATCAAGATGATGAATATTTGTTCCGAGCATGGTTACTTCGGGGTGAGTGGGGTCAGCAAGCG comes from bacterium and encodes:
- a CDS encoding carboxypeptidase regulatory-like domain-containing protein codes for the protein MRKATVSLVVFVLLLGGLYAQSWTYDVEVYSGDRTSSLTLTLGADPRASDCFDAGFDVPAMPPIPGGVRFFFVAPCTTGFPAGFDPYLTTDIRNSTVGEHYYIIRVEYDYTSSPRMVVWNHTAIPADVEMAQIGARNVGSFDIPTWTDMSTVDTFYFMPHQEVVIRIRQHGAVDHFPPSVISMYPADGADDIEWNEVVSFNIVDDVTGVDETSISVLLYFDIDTDGVIDSVANITSLGRTIPIIGGYRFIYEHPADMFPGSANICVAVVAADLDTETGPHVMDTTTWCFMTTATPPGDIDPPVYMNWSIDPMIIDTIEADDHIRFQIRDYGVGVDISSVIIKVDGTTLASGAWSYTRLGVSYDYDIDIPPQPASGWPRMTNHTLWVYACDYSGNCDSVEAVFFVSPEAFTGWRMSINLSSGTSVPTVLTFGMDPAATDGFDPGIDIPMTAFPGFYAYFPLADPTHPEVTMLGTNIHHLDIGMDVFEVRTSGATGNIDITWDRSTIPVLGAPLMLQLFVGHGPDPSSITWFNMTGYSSLTVPASDLIFVKAIIRDTTRPVINPQITIIRPLSGATGVGPDTDIKFRLYDDNDIDSASVVVQFNGRDVTDSLHWERLVSGNGYELTYDPPGLLSPMTTYTVFVHCTDVDVPTRHPLDVSWSFTTGMICGPEFEFTVTAVDSGAMVNIYNLVIGASESTTVAYDAGVDIPLIVTPSGFYGFIDNPLATPFPQLMKDIRDNCVQNEWIIKISGASGTHQWLTWNSSLVPVSGDWVMQIAVSPIGIPPDSTDYINMSDTNRIAITSTQEAHIRFGLYAAARTYSIYGIVYDGLTGTPIDGATVTAGGVTDISGSGGTHGAYEITGLAPGSYTVSFSATGYVDWDTTVTIVDSNINVDAYLYPPTYTISGTTFVDGVPTANVRVTIGSTDVFSNSSGYYEFTGLLAGSYIIRAENTIPGYSTFIDTVTIVDHDIVVNINLHHIEYTVSGVASLDGTPAGGITISLAGTTVATTASDGSYSISLPVGFYTLEASYTGYYSSSASFYLDHDTTINFNLLPQPVRVCVNVDLEEDTSEAGAVVSMPPMPSLVTPDDGSVCWPSVDWGTYTITVSKDYHHTVDTTINVNAPTTIDIILPYYWPVSTITGSYGPTQRPLPAPETLVVVWNKPYSAYLTIDHYALYDGSGTLITDALGPNDTTYVVHDVRDGETYSFYVVVHYTDGGYSLPSPTYSVTIHINPDPNKILVIDFDNGAGFTEDFTDVLDAIHIPSYTVTDQDEDITQYNKYDLNDYIGGSDAGVFIVLGIRGDGSDEVMPAAMVNALADYVRAGGFIFVQGPDFAQDYVGTPFLDLFNFSAIDGNPSTTGNVHRVFGDSVFFQNRGYIRGSYPFGSAADNYIDRLTPNAGAKAILYANDDSMVVGVAYTDRRIYTSIYPASVTSTWDIAKSIIGGILLHAPITNDAVLESASLKPDVFTLTAAPNPFNSVCDITFEIPKQDNVTVYVKDINGRVVSKLFDGTLKAGMHTLHWDATGRSSGIYIVELKYGDLTATTKVLFVK